One genomic segment of Devosia sp. includes these proteins:
- a CDS encoding L,D-transpeptidase: protein MNIFKVAISMAVALLLSLAVAGPASAALWYNPDTNKFEERSATSSRGGSPIRKQVVDYETTLRPGSIVIETGERRLYLVLEDGKAMKYGVGVGRDGFTWSGTNRITRKAEWPGWTPPPAMRKRVPDLPAYMPGGPDNPLGARALYIGSTLYRVHGTSEPWTIGQAVSSGCIRMTNEDVIDLYNRVQVGAQIVVRH, encoded by the coding sequence ATGAATATTTTCAAAGTGGCAATATCGATGGCGGTGGCGCTTCTGCTGTCCCTCGCCGTAGCGGGGCCGGCAAGTGCCGCGCTCTGGTACAACCCCGATACCAACAAGTTCGAAGAGCGGTCGGCGACCAGTTCGCGCGGCGGCAGCCCCATCCGGAAACAGGTCGTGGATTACGAAACCACGCTGCGCCCCGGCTCGATCGTGATCGAGACTGGTGAACGCCGGTTGTACCTGGTCCTCGAAGACGGCAAGGCCATGAAGTACGGCGTCGGCGTTGGCCGTGACGGCTTCACCTGGTCCGGCACCAATCGCATCACCCGCAAGGCCGAGTGGCCCGGCTGGACCCCGCCCCCGGCCATGCGCAAGCGCGTCCCCGATCTGCCGGCCTACATGCCCGGTGGCCCGGACAATCCGCTGGGCGCCCGCGCGCTCTATATCGGGTCGACCCTCTACCGCGTTCACGGCACCTCCGAGCCCTGGACCATTGGTCAGGCCGTCTCCTCCGGCTGCATCCGCATGACAAATGAGGACGTCATTGATCTCTACAATCGCGTACAGGTCGGCGCCCAGATCGTGGTTCGCCACTAG
- a CDS encoding DUF2059 domain-containing protein encodes MAFWKNTKLVRGAKLAIGAALAAGMIGMAAPAIAQEVAPEQLALARKYIDLTDRGAIFEVTVVETGIQTMRQIVLQDPELADVVTEVIGEVVKEYNGRKGELLDQFARVYAIRFTAEELQQIVTFYESPVGQKLAQSNQEMNADLQRVLQVYTNTLKSEFFAKVRTQLRSRGVEL; translated from the coding sequence ATGGCATTCTGGAAAAATACGAAGCTGGTGCGCGGCGCCAAACTGGCAATCGGCGCGGCCCTGGCAGCAGGCATGATCGGCATGGCGGCCCCGGCAATCGCGCAGGAGGTTGCTCCCGAGCAGCTGGCTCTGGCGCGCAAGTATATCGACCTGACCGACCGTGGCGCCATTTTCGAGGTGACCGTGGTGGAGACGGGCATCCAGACCATGCGCCAGATCGTGCTGCAGGACCCTGAACTGGCCGACGTCGTGACCGAGGTTATCGGTGAAGTGGTCAAGGAATATAATGGGCGCAAGGGCGAACTGCTTGACCAGTTTGCGCGTGTCTATGCCATCCGCTTCACGGCAGAAGAACTCCAGCAGATCGTGACTTTCTACGAGTCCCCGGTTGGCCAGAAGCTGGCGCAGTCCAACCAGGAAATGAACGCGGATCTGCAGCGCGTGCTGCAGGTCTATACCAATACGCTCAAGAGCGAATTCTTTGCCAAGGTGCGCACCCAGTTGCGCAGCCGTGGCGTCGAGCTCTGA
- the rpiA gene encoding ribose-5-phosphate isomerase RpiA, with product MSETLKRQAAAMALAEIRSGMRVGLGTGSTARHFVDLLGEKVAQGLDVVCVPTSEATDRQARDLGIVISDLETLDRLDVTVDGADEIDPALNLIKGGGGALLREKIVAASSGAMIVIADSSKLVEALGQFPLPIEVNRFGLGATRRAVAEVVAAHKAQGDLVLRGADRQDPFVTDGGHLILDAFFGRISNPEALSRDLLDIPGVVQHGLFLNMCSKAYVATPDGVKVLQNRN from the coding sequence ATGAGCGAGACCCTCAAGCGGCAAGCAGCGGCCATGGCTCTGGCCGAAATTCGCTCCGGCATGCGCGTCGGATTGGGGACGGGCTCGACGGCACGTCACTTCGTCGATCTGCTCGGCGAAAAGGTCGCGCAGGGCCTGGACGTGGTGTGTGTGCCGACCTCGGAGGCAACGGATCGCCAGGCGCGCGATCTGGGCATCGTGATTTCGGATCTGGAGACGCTGGACCGGCTCGACGTCACCGTCGATGGCGCGGACGAGATCGATCCGGCGCTGAACCTGATCAAGGGTGGCGGCGGCGCGCTTCTGCGCGAAAAGATCGTGGCGGCATCGTCCGGTGCGATGATCGTCATTGCCGATTCAAGCAAGCTGGTCGAGGCGCTGGGGCAGTTTCCCCTGCCGATCGAAGTCAACCGCTTCGGCCTTGGCGCCACCCGGCGCGCCGTGGCCGAGGTCGTGGCTGCCCACAAGGCCCAGGGCGATCTCGTCCTGCGTGGCGCTGACCGGCAGGACCCGTTCGTGACCGATGGCGGTCACCTCATCCTCGATGCTTTTTTTGGCCGCATTTCAAATCCAGAAGCACTTTCGAGGGATTTGCTGGACATTCCAGGGGTCGTTCAGCACGGGCTTTTTCTGAATATGTGCAGCAAGGCTTATGTGGCCACGCCAGATGGCGTAAAGGTACTGCAAAACCGCAACTGA
- the moaA gene encoding GTP 3',8-cyclase MoaA — protein MTTNATSPGPLVDTFGRRISYLRISVTDRCDFRCVYCMSEDMTFLPRKDVLSFEEIDAFASAFIARGTTKIRLTGGEPLVRRDIMTLVDRLGSHLGKGLDELTVTTNGSQLVRHARGLAAAGIRRINVSLDTLDHQRFATITRRGRLDDVLAGIDAAQQSDLAVKINMVAMRGVNDDEIEPMMHWAHGKGMGLTLIEGMPLGEVGIDRVDTYLPLRQLHEALSARYTLTRLDQRTGGPARYVHVSETGGTLGFITPMSHNFCESCNRVRLTATGQLFLCLGQDDQVNLRDAYRQDGFDGLNAALDHAMLIKPKGHDFVIDRAHPQPAVARHMSLTGG, from the coding sequence ATGACCACGAACGCCACTTCCCCAGGCCCGCTTGTCGACACCTTCGGGCGCAGGATTTCCTACCTGCGCATTTCGGTGACGGATCGCTGCGACTTCCGCTGCGTCTATTGCATGTCCGAGGACATGACATTCCTGCCCCGCAAGGACGTGCTGAGCTTTGAGGAAATCGACGCCTTCGCCAGCGCCTTTATTGCCCGGGGCACCACCAAGATCAGGCTGACCGGGGGCGAGCCGCTGGTTCGGCGCGACATCATGACCCTGGTGGACCGGCTGGGGTCCCATCTCGGCAAGGGCCTTGATGAGTTGACCGTCACCACCAATGGCAGCCAGCTGGTGCGCCATGCGCGGGGCCTGGCCGCGGCCGGCATCCGAAGGATCAACGTGTCACTCGATACGCTCGACCATCAGCGCTTCGCCACGATCACCCGCCGGGGACGTCTCGACGATGTGCTTGCCGGGATCGATGCAGCCCAGCAGTCCGATCTCGCCGTCAAGATCAACATGGTGGCCATGCGCGGCGTCAACGACGACGAGATCGAGCCGATGATGCACTGGGCCCATGGCAAGGGCATGGGCCTGACGCTGATCGAAGGCATGCCGCTGGGCGAGGTGGGGATCGACCGGGTGGATACCTACCTGCCCCTGCGGCAATTGCACGAGGCGCTTTCGGCGCGCTACACGCTCACCCGGCTCGATCAGCGCACGGGCGGGCCGGCGCGCTATGTGCATGTTTCGGAAACCGGCGGCACCCTGGGTTTCATCACGCCGATGAGCCACAATTTCTGCGAAAGCTGCAATCGGGTCCGCCTGACTGCCACTGGCCAGTTGTTTCTCTGTCTCGGCCAGGACGATCAGGTCAACCTGCGCGATGCCTATCGTCAGGACGGCTTTGATGGCCTCAATGCCGCGCTCGACCATGCCATGCTGATCAAGCCCAAGGGACATGATTTCGTCATCGACCGTGCGCATCCCCAGCCGGCCGTGGCACGGCATATGAGCCTCACCGGTGGCTAA